Part of the Oerskovia paurometabola genome is shown below.
CTCCGGCGTCGTCGAGTACTTCGTCGCGTCCGACGTCCTCGTCGCGACCCTCCGCGAGGCCGTCGGCGCCGTACCGGGCGCCGCTCCCCTCACGATCACCTGCTCGACCGACGACCAGGACCGGCTCGTGACCGTCACGATCGAGATCCTCGCAGCGTTCGACGAACCTCTCCTGCCCCTCGCCTCGACCGTCCGTCGGGCCACCTCGGCGCAGCTTGCCTCCGTCCTCGGTGACCTCGCGCCCCCGGTCGACGCCGTCGACGTCGACGTCGCGATCACCGACGTCGCGGGCACCCGGCAGGACCTCTGCTAGCCCGACCCTGTCCTGGCGTCGCAGACCGAGGTGACCGTCCTCACGCCGCACGAGGTGTCGGCGGCGTGCGAGGGGTCTGGAGCGCGCCTAGTCTGCGGGAACCCCCGGTAGACCACAGGAGCAGTCGTGACCGATCCGAGCACCACCGTCCTCGACCCCCCCGCCGTCGTCCTCGATCCCTCGCGCCAGGACGACGAGCGCAGCCGGCGCCTGGCGGCGACCGTCGCACAGGTGCCGACGATGAGCGGGGACGTCGTCGCGGCACTGGCCTGGGCGTCCGAGGTCGGCCGTTCCGCGCCTGCCCCGGGTGCCGGGCGCACGCTCGACCTGTGGGAGCTGCTCGCCTCGACCGCCGCGGCCGAAGTGGGCGTCGCGCGGGTCCTCGAACCACATCTCGACGCGCTCGCCATCCTGGCGCAGGTCCCGGGCGGGGCGGACCTGCGCTCGATCGGCGCCGACGAGACCAGCACCTGGGGCGTCTTCGCCGCTGAGGGGCCCGGCGTGCGCCTGGAGGCCCAGGAGGGCGAGGAGGGATGGCGGCTCACGGGCGTCAAGCCGTGGTGCTCTCTCGCGGCGACGCTCTCGCACGCCCTCGTGACGGCGTGGACGACGGACGGACGACGTCTGTTCGCGGTCGACCTGCGCACGGCGGGCGTCCAGCCTGACGACGGCCCGTGGGTCGCGCGAGGCTTCCCGGAGATCGTCAGCGCGCCCGTACGTTTCGACGGCGCCACGGCAGTCCCGGTCGGAGACGCCGGGTGGTATCTCGACCGCCCGGGCTTCGCGTGGGGCGGCATCGGTGTCGCGGCCTGCTGGTGGGGCGGGGCCGTGGGCCTCGCGCGCGAGCTGTACGCGGCGACCCGGCGTCGCGAGCCGGACCAGCTCACGCTGGCCCACCTGGGAGCAGTCGACGTCGCGCTGACCGGCGCTCGAGCCGTGCTCGTCGAGGCGAGCCTCGTCGTGGACGGCGCGCCGGACCTCGGGGTCGCCCCGGGCGTGCTCGCCCGGCGGGTGCGCGGCGCCGTCGTCCGTGCGGTCGAGGAGACCGTGCAGCGGTGCTCGCACGCCCTGGGCCCCGGTCCGATGACGACCGACGAGGGCTACGCCCGCCGGCTCGCCGACCTCGGGCTGTACGTCCGTCAGCACCACGCCGAGCGCGACGACGCGTCGCTGGGCCGTGACCTCGTGGCCCGCGGGAGCGCGCCGTGGTGACGTTCGACCATCGCGACACCGGCACCACCGAGGATGCCTGGAGAACGAGCGGTCTGCTGGAACGGTTGCCTCCCCTCGACCTGCCCCACGCCGTGCCCCACCTGGTCCTCCTCGCCGCACACCCCGACGACGAGTCGCTCGGGGCAGGCGGGCTCGTGGCGCGGCTGGTCCGTCAGGGCACGCCGATCACGGTCGTCGTCGCGACCGACGGCGAGGCGTCCCACCCAGACTCCCCGACCCTCACGCCCGCGCGGCTCGCAGGCCTGCGCCGCCGAGAGCTCCTGGACGCGCTCGACGTCGCGGCCCCCGGCGCCGCCGTGGTCTTCCTCGGGCTGCCGGACGGGGGTCTGCGGGAGCACCGCGCGGCCTTGCGCCGACGGCTGTCCGCAGTGCTCGCAGCGGTGACGGAGGACGAGCCCGGCCGTGACGACGGCCCGGTCCTGCTGTGCGCGCCGTGGCGGGGTGACGGTCACCGCGACCACCGCATCGCCGGGGAGGTGGCCGCCGTGGTCGCGCACGAGCAGGGGGCCCGCCTCCTGGAGTACCCGGTCTGGTGGTGGCACTGGGCGGCCGTCGACGACGCGGCGGGCACGGAGCACATGCGGGCGCTCACGCTCACGCCGCCCGAGCGTGCCGCCAAGAGGCTCGCGCTGGCCTCGCACCGGTCGCAGGTCGAGCCGCTGTCCCCGGACCCGCGGGACGCGGCGACGGTCGGGCCGGAGATGCTGCGGCACGTCGAGCGCGACGTCGAGGTGTTCGTCGAGGCCCCGGGCCCGTCCACCCAGCCCTCGACGCCCCTGCCCTCGGCTGCCCAGTCCTCGACGTCGACGACGTCGTCCCCGTCCGAGAGCCTGCCGGCGGAGTTCTTCGACTCGTTCTACCGCGGGCGGGCCGACCCGTGGGGTTTCGAGACCCGCTGGTACGAGGAACGCAAGCGCGCCGTGACCCTCGCGTCACTGCCGCGTGCACGGTTTCGCGCCGGCCTGGAGATCGGCTGCTCGACCGGCGTCCTGACCGCCGACCTCGCCACCCGCTGCGACCGTCTCGTGGGGGTCGACGTCGCCGCGGCCGCGCTCGCAGCAGCCCGCGAGCGGCTCGGTGACGAGGTCGAGCTCGTGCGTCTCCAGACGCCTGCCGAGTGGCCCGAAGGGCTCTTCGACCTCGTGGTGCTCTCCGAGGTCGGGTACTACTACGGCGCGGAAGACCTGGAGACCGCGATCTCTCGTGCGGTCGGGTCCCTCACCGCGGACGGCGTCCTGGTCGCGTGCCACTGGCGGCACCCGGTACCCGAGTACCCGCTGCGGGGCGACGACGTCCACGCCGCCCTCGACGCGCGCCCCGAGCTCGCGCGGGTCGTCCGTCACGTGGAGGAGGACTTCGTGCTCGAGGTCTTCGCCCGGCCGCCGGCGCGCTCGGTCGCAGCGGAGGCCGGACTCGCATGAGAGCCGCCGACCGCGTGACCCGGCTGGCCGTCGTCGTGCCGGTGAACGACGAGGAGGAGCTGCTGCCCCGCTGCCTGGCCGCGCTCGACGTGGCGGTCGCGCGGTTGCGAGCCGAGCGACCGGCCGTGCGGGTCGAGGTCGTGGTCGTCCTCGACGACTGCACCGACCGCTCGGCCTCGCTCGCCGGGTCCTCACCGTTCACCGTGGTGGAGACCCGATGCCGACGGGTCGGGGCAGCACGCGCCGCCGGGGTCGAGGCGGCGACAGGACGGCTCGGCAGGGGCCGCCCGGCACGGCTGTGGATCGCGAGCACCGACGCCGACTCGGCGGTCCCCGCGCACTGGCTCACGCACCAGGTCGCGCTCGCGGAGGCGGGGGCCGACCTGGTGATCGGCACGGTGCGTCCCGACTTCGACGACCTCTCCCCCGCGCAGCGGGCCGCCTGGGTGGCGACGCATCCCGTCGGGCACGCGAACGGGCACGTGCACGGGGCGAACCTGGGGATCCGCGGCGACCTCTACCTGGCCGCCGGCGGCTTCCCGGGGGTCGCGGAGCACGAGGACGTCGGCCTCGTGGAGCGCGCCCGGGACGCGGGCGCGCGCGTCGTGGCCTCCGACGAGGGGCGGGTCCTGACCTCGGGTCGCACGACGGGTCGCACCCCCGGGGGGTACGCACGGCACCTGCGCGAGGACCTCGTCCGGACCGTGGGTACCGGCTGAGACCCTCCGCACGGCTGCCGGAGGGTCTCACCGCCGTCGACCGGTGTGCGCACGGGCCGCGCTAGGCCTTGCTCGTCGGCACGAACAGCGGGTCCGCGGCATCGGCCATCTCGAGGTCCGCGGTCGCCTGGATGAGGGCGAGCAGGTCGGGATCGAGACCCGGGGAGAACTCCTCGTAGCGCTCCCGGGCGATGGTCGACGGGACGCCAGGAGGTGCCTGCTCGGTCCCGTCGAGCTCGGTGCCGTCGCCGGAGGGAGACATGCCCTGGAAGATGCGCCCGGCCTCCGAGGCACCTTCGAGGTCGAACGTGTACTGCTTGGACTGCAGCCCCAGGTCGACGAGCTTCTTGACCTCGGGGAACTTCTCCGCGTTCGTCCTGGGGATCGGCAGGACCTTGCCCCAGTCCACGCCCAGGGTCTCCAGGGCCTTGGCGTACGCGTTCTCGTGCGCCTGGTCGCGCACGATCAGGTAGGAGATCGTCGAGCGCGCCGTCTTGTTGTCCGTCATCTCGTAGATCCGACACTTCTGCAGGCGCCCGGTGGACTCGAGCATCAGGTTGTACAGCAGGTCGAGCACCAGGTTCCCCGAGTTGTAGACGTAGCTCCCGCTCCACGGGTTGCCCGCGGCGTCCACGGGCAGAGCGCCTTGCGACGCGACCAGGTAGTGGTGGATGTTGCCCACCCCCAGCGCCAGGTCGAGCGGCGTCTTGCCGCCCGCGCCAGGGGTGTCGAGAGGGTCGGTCTTCTTCCCGTTGTAGCGGGGCGAACCGTCGAGCAGGCGGGCGATGGTCGTGCCGATCAGCTCGACGTGGCTGATCTCCTCGGTCCCGATCCCCTGGAGCAGGTCCCGGTACGGCTTTCCCGCGGGGCCACGGAAGTTGATGCTCTGGAAGAGGTACTGCATCATCGTGCGCATCTCCCCGAACTGCCCTCCCAACCCTTCCTGGAGCGCGTTCGCCGCCGCAGGGTCCGGCTCGTCGGCCACGATGTCGTTGATCAGTCGCTGCACGTGCAGATACATCTCGTGCCTCCTCGGTGAAACCGATGTGGTCCTCCACCGTGCGCCCCTCCCGGACCCCTGGCATCTGGGGACCGCGGTCGATCATCGGTCGCCGCGGGTCGGCGCGCCCGTCCGACGGCGGGCGAGCAGCGTGACCAGGTAGAGCACGACGCCCACCAGGACGAGCGCCCCCGCCCGGAGCCACGTCTGCCCGGCCTGCTGGGTCAGGAGCAGGACGCAGCTGGCGGTCCCGAGGACCGGCACGATGGTCGCGACGCGGAAGTGGCCCTCCTCGACGGTGTCCTTGCGCAGGACCAGCACCGCGACGTTGGTGCTGATGAAGACCACGAGGAGCAGGAGCACCACGGTCTCCGCGAGCGCACCCAGGTCCCCCGTGAAGACGAGGCCCATGGCCACGGCGGTCGTCGCGATGATCGCGACCCACGGGGTCCGGCGACCGGGGAGCACCCGGGCCAGCCCCGCGGGCAGCAGACCCTGCCGCGCCATGCCGTAGGTGAGGCGGCTCGCCATGATCATCGTGAGCAGGGCACCGTTCGCGACCGCGACGAGTGCCACCACGGCGAAGACGCGTTCCGGCACGACGTCGGCGACCTTGACGACCTCGAGCAGCGGCCCGGTCGAGCCCGCGAGCTGCTCGGGGGGTGCCACGGCGACGGCGGCCACGCCGACGGCGACGTAGACGACGCCCGCGGTGATCAGTGCGCCGAAGAGCGCACGGGGGTAGACCCGCCGGACGTCCTTGACCTCCTCGGCCAGGTTGGCCGAGGTCTCGAAGCCGACGAACGAGTAGTACGCGATGAGCGAGGCCGAGAGGACCGCGAGCGCCGGGGTCGTGCCCTCGGCGAACTCGAGCGCCCTGCCCGGCGACGCGTCGCCCCGCGTGAGGACGACGGCCGCGAGCACCACGATCAGCACCAGCCCGGAGAGCTCGATCGCGGTCATGGCCACGTTCGCGCGCAAGGACTCCTGGATGCCGCGTGCGTTGAGCGCCGCGACGAGGAGCAGGAAGACGAGCGCGACCGGCACGACCGGGAGGTCCACGAACGAGCCGAAGTAGTCGCCGGCGAAGGCGAGGGACAGACCCGCCGCGCTCGTGACACCGGCGGCGAGCATGCAGAACCCCACGAGGAACGACACGATCGGCACCTTGAAGGCGCGTTCGGCGAACACCGCCGCGCCGCCGGCGGCCGGGTACTTCGTGACCAGCTCGGCGTACGAACCCGCGGTCAGCAGGGACAGTCCGAGGGCGACGAGCAGCGGCAGCCAGACGGCGCCACCCACCTTCCCGGCCATCTCGCCGACCAGGGCGTAGACCCCCGCACCGAGCACGTCGCCCAGGATGAAGACGTAGAGCAGGCGCCCCCCGACCGAGCGGTTCAGGGGCGTGGACGGGGACGTGGTGGTCGTGGCAGACATCTGGGCAGGCTCGCACGGGTGTGCGCGACTCGCGACCGGCGGGAGGCTCCATCGCCGAGCGGGTCGTGGGCGGGGTGGCTACGTTGGCTTGATGACCACCGACAAGGCCCTGCGGCGCACCCCGACGGCCACGGTCGTCGGGGATCTCGTGCGAGTCCTCGCGGCGGCCGCCGTTCCTGTGGGCACCGTGCTCTACGGACCGGTCGCGACGGCGCTCCTCGCGCTCGTCCTGCTCGGCACCGTGATCCCGCGGGCGATCGGCCTCCGGGGCGTCGTCGATCCCGCGGTCGGGCTCGTCCTGAGCGTCGCCGCGTGGATCGCGCTGCTCGACCTCTACGCGCGGGTGCCGTGGCTCGACCTCGCGATGCACCTGGCGGCGACCGCGGCGTTGACCGTCCTCGCCACCGCCCTCCTGGTCTTCCTCGGGGCGCTGCGGGTACCCGGTCCGCTCGTCGCTCCCGTGGTCCGGGGCGACCCGCTCCCCTCGACCGACCTCCGCCGACCCCGGCTCGGCTCGGTCGTCGCGGCCACGGGCCTGGGGGTGCTGCTCGCGCTGCTCTGGGAGGTCGGTGAGTGGGCGGGGTCCACCTACGTGGACCCCGCCATCCAGGTGGGCTATCGCGACACCCTGGGCGACCTCGTCGCCGGTGGGGTCGGCGCCTTCGTGGCCGGCCTGTTCCTGGTGCGGAGCCCGTGAGCGGGTACGCCACGCGTGGTGCGGTGCGCCTGACCGTCGTCATCCCCGTCAAGGACGACGCCCGGCACCTCGAACGCTGCCTCGAGGCGGTCGCCCGGCAGACGCACCGGCCGGACGAGGTGATCGTCGTCGACAACGCGTCCCGTGACGACAGCGCCGAGGTGGCACGCCGTTCCGGCGCACGCGTCGTCCACGAACCGTCCCCGGGCATCCCGGCTGCCGCCTCGACGGGATACGACGCCGTGGCCGATGGCGTCGTCGTGCGCTGCGACGCCGACACGCTCCCGCCCCCGGACTGGCTCGAACGGATCCATGCCGCCTTCGTGCGCGAGCCCGACATGACCGCCCTCACCGGCCCAGGCCGCTTCTACGACCTGCCCGGAGCGCGAGCCCGGATCACGCGGGTCTTCTACATGCGCGGGTACTTCTGGGGCATGCGCGCCGCGCTCGCGAACGTGCCCCTGTGGGGATCCAACATGGCGTTCCGAGCCAGCGCGTGGCAGGAGGTCCGGGACCGGGTCCACCGCGACGACCCGCACGTCCACGACGACGCCGACCTGAGCTTCCAGCTCGGGAGCGGCGCTCGCGTGCGCTACGACGGCCGGCTGGTCGTCGAGGTCTCGGGCCGCACGTTCGAGTCCGCGGACTCCCTGGGTCGCCGGTTCCGGTGGGCCTGGCACACTCTCGCCGTGAACTGGGCGGTCAGCCCGCCGTGGGAGCGCTGGGCGGCGCGGATCACCGAGCGACGGCGCGGCGGGCGCGACCGCTCCTCCCGCACGGCGCCCTGAGCCCGACGGCTACCTGCCGCCGTCGGGCGCCCGGTGGCGGAACACCCTGGCATGGAGGACCTCGAGCAGGTCGGAGAGCGTCCGGACCTGCCCGTCCGCCTGGGCGACCAGGCCGTCGAGGTCCGCGACCTGCTCAGGCGTGAGGCCCAGGTCCCGGCCCTGGGCCAGGAGCGTCTGCCACCCGCTCGCCTTGCCCGTGACGGCGCCTCGCAGCAGCTCGACCTCGAGGAGGGCGCTCAGCGGAGACGTGGTGCGGACATGCCCGTTCAGCTTGAGGCGTCCGACCCTCTCGGCCAGCGACGCACCGACCACCTTGTAGCGCCGCACGGCGATGTCGAGGTGGCGCAGGCACCCGAGGAGCCACTCGCGCTCCTGCTCGAGCTGGGGGACGAGCGGCGCGACCGCCGTCCCCACGACCGTGCCGTCGTACACCTTCGCCATGCGCCGGACCCGCTGCACCCCCACGGTCGCTCCGGCCACGTGGTCGTTGAGGTAGATCGCGAGCAGGCGGACGTCGATCGGTGTCGTCATCGCGAGGACCCGTTCTCCGCAGCGGGCGCCGTCCGGATCGTGGGGTCCAGGACGACCTTGATGCAGCCGTCCTCCTTCTTCTGGAAGAGGTCGTAGCCGCGGGGTGCGTCCTCGAGCGACAGCCGATGGGTCCGCAGGTCGAGGACCCCCAGGGGGTCGGCGGGGTCGGCCACGAGGGGCAGGAGGTCGTCGACCCAGCGGCGGACGTTCGCCTGCCCCATGCGCAGCGTGACCTGCTTGTCGAAGAGGTCCATCATCGGCAACGGGTCCTTGGCGCCGCCGTACACACCGGCGACCGATACGGTGCCCCCGCGGCGGACGAGCGAGATCGCGGTGAGGAGCGCGGCCAGGCGGTCGACACCGACCTTCTCGTTGATCGCGCCGGCGACGGTGTCCGGCAGGACGCCCGCCGCCTTCTGGAACAAGGAGGCCCCCGGAGACCCGTGGGCCTCCATCCCGACGGCGTCGATCACCCCGTCGGCACCGCGCCCCTGGGTCAGGTCACGGACCGCGCCCGCGACGTCGTCGACCGCCGAGACGTCGAGGGTCTCCACGCCGTGCCGCTCGGCCATGGCGAGCCTCTCGGGAACGAGGTCGAGGCCGATCACCCGGCCCGCACCGCGGTGGCGCGCGACCCGCGCGGCCATCTGACCGATCGGACCGAGCCCGACGACGACCACGGTGCCGCCCGTCGGGACGGACGCGTACTCGACGGCCTGCCACGCGGTGGGCAGCACGTCCGACAGGTAGAGGTACCGCTCGTCGGGGCCGTCGTCGGGCACCACGACCGGACCGTAGTGGGCCTGGGGCACGCGCAGGTACTCGGCCTGACCACCCGGCACCTGACCGTACAACCGGGTGTAGCCGAAGAGAGCCGCACCCTTGTCCTGGGACCGCACCTGCGTCGTCTCGCACTGCGACTGCAGTCCGTGGGTGCACATCCAGCACGTCCCGCAGGCGATCCCGAACGGAACCACCACACGGTCCCCGACCTTGAGGCGCGTGGCGTTCGCGCCGACCTCCTCGACGACCCCCATGGTCTCGTGGCCCAGCACGTCACCCGCGTCGAGGTACATCCCCAGGACGGAGTACAGGTGCAGGTCGGAGCCGCAGATCGCGGTCGACGTGACCCGGATCACGGCGTCGGTCGCCTCCTGGATCGTCGGGTCCGGGACGTCCTCGACCGTGACCTTCTCCCGGCCCTGCCACGTCAGTGCTCGCATGATGCTTCGTCCTCTCGTCGTCCTACGGTCGGTCGGTCGGTCAGCTCTTTCGGCCCTGCTGGGTGTCGCTCTCTTCCGTGTCCTTCGTGCGGGCGGCCTCGGCGGCCCTGCGGATCTCGCCGCCCCTCTCGACGTCCTCCTGGAGCTTCTGCCTGCGCTTGTCGCTCGCGCGCGTGTCACGCGGCGGGAGCTGGAGGGTCTCCTCGGCCGCGATGCCTCCCTGGAGCTCCCTGGCGCGCTCGAGCTCGGCGTCGAGCTCTGCTCCGAAGAGCAGCGCGAGGTTCGTGATCCACAGCCACAGCAGGAAGACGATCACGCCACCGAGTGCTCCGTACGTCGAGTCGTACGAGGCGAACGTCGCGACGTAGAAGCCGAACCCGACGGACGCGAGGACCCAGACGAGGATCGCGACGACCGCTCCGACGCTCAGCCAGCGGAACCGGGGCTGACGGACGTTGGGAGTCGTGTGGTAGAGCACGGCCACGATGAGGATCACCAGCAGGAGCACCACGGGCCACTTGGCGACGTTCCACGTCGTCACGGCGGCGGGACCCAGCCCGACGGCGTCCCCGATCGCACGGGCGACCGGCCCGGAGAGCACGAGGGCGACCACGACGAGCGCCGCCATGAGCACGACCGCGGCGGTCACCAGGAGCATGACGGGCCGCAGCTTCCACACCGGCCGCCCCTCCTCGACCTCGTACATGCGGTTCATCGACCGGCCGAACGCTCCCACGTACCCCGAGGCGGACCAGAGCGCGACGACGACGCCGACGACCAGCGCCAGGCCTGCGCGGTCGCTGCCGCCCACGACCTGCTCGACCAACGGGGTGAGCGTCGCCATCGCGTCGGCCGGGACGACCGACTGCGCGATGTCGAGCACCCGGTCGACGATCTTCTCGCTGTCACCGACGAGCCCGAGCAGCGAGACGACGGCCAGGAGCGCAGGCGCCGAGGCCAGGACGGCGTAGTACGTCAGCGCCGCCGCGAGGTCGAGGCACTGGTCGCGCGAGAACTGACGCACCGTCGTCCGGGCGACGTGCTTCCACGAACGCTTGTGCAGGTCGGTGGGCGAGTCCGGCTTGCGCGGGTCGTCGGGAGCGGGCTCCGGGCGCGGCCGGCGTGTGTCTGGGGCGTTCATGCAGTTCCTCCGCGTGGGCGACGCAACCGTGCCGACCCACGACATGACGGGCGAAGGTGCGGGCCCTCCGGCGCATCGGTCCCCGGGAGACCAGGTCGAGGCGCGGTGCACCTGGCTCCCGGTCGGCCACTTCCTGACCTCCCTCGAACCTAGGCGACCTGGCCCGACTCGCCACCCGGGCGACACGTCGCGGTGGCACGCGGCGTCCTGCTAGGCGTCCCGGCGACGCACCGCGACCAGGGCCGTCGTCCCGAGCACGAGCAGGATCGCGACGAGCATCCCGACCCTGGCGAGGTCCACACCCGTCCCGGGCAGCGCCCCGTCGGGTGCCGCACGGTCACAGCCGGCGGCGAGCGCCACCTCGGTGGGTGTGAGGGCCGTGGTCAGCGCGTGGTGGACGGCCGTCCCTCCGCCCATGCCGCCGCTCGTCGGCGACCAGGTGTTGACGACCTCGACGGGCTCGCAGACGTCCGGCCCCACGGGGAGGTCGAACTCGACCGACTCCGGGACGGCCGTGGCCGGGTCGGTGAGCGTGCTCTCGCCGTCGACGACGACCTGGACCGTGTCCGCACCACCCGCGTCCGTCTCCCCCACGACGCAGGTGGCGCCTTGCGGCAGGTCCTCGTACACCGCGACCCAGTCGTCGGCGGCCGAGAGCGTGCGCGTGGGCCCGCCGGGGACCACGACGTCGACCGGGACGCCGTCGACGTCCTGGGTGCACGCGAGCGAGACGGTGAAGACGTCGCCCTGGTGCTCGGCGGCGTCGGCGCCGGCCAGCGTCTTGACGACGCGGACCTCGCCGACGTCGAACGTGTTCGTCACGGTGACGCTCCCTGCGTCTCCCGCCGGGACGACGACGGCGCCCGCCTCGCCGTCCCCCACGGCGGTGACCGCGGTGGTGGTCGCGCCGCCCGTCGCGGTCTCGGTGACCTCGCACTGCGCGCCGACGGGCAGGCCGACGTACGCGACGGGCTCACCCGGGACGAGCTCGCGCGCGGCGCCGCCGGGGATGTCGACCGCCTGGCCGTCGAAGGTGCACGCGAGCGACACCTCGAACGGTCCGGCGCCGTACAGCGTGGCGCCTTCGCCGTCGACGACCTTGTCGACCACGAGCGACCCGAGGTCGAACGTGTTCGTCGCGACGACGCCCACCGTGGTGGGCGCCCCCTGGGCGTCGACGGGAGGCACGACGACGTCAGCCGACGGGCCGTCGGTCTCGACGGCCCCGCCGCCGACCGTGACCGTCATGCTCGACGCGGACGCGCCGCCGTCCTCGGTCTCAGCCACCGTGCAGGCCGCACCGACAGGCAGGTCGTCGTAGACGACGGGCGTCCCCGGCACGAGGGTGCGCGTGGGCCCGCCCGGGACGGAGAGCGCCTGGCCGTCGACCGTGCAGGTGAGCGTCACGGTGAACGGGCCGGCGCCGTAGAGATCGGCGCCCTCGCCGTCGACGACCTTGTCCACCGTGACGGCACCCACGTCGAACGTGTTGGTCGCCGTGACGGCCACGGCGGTCCCTGCGGCGACGGTCACCGGACTGGGGTCGATCGTGGTCGAGGTCGCGCCGCCGTCGTCGGGCTCCGTCACGTCGCAGACCGCGCCCGCGGGCAGGTTCACGATCTGGGCCTCGAGGGGTGCCCCGGCGCCGAGCACGACGGTGTCGTCGTAGACGACGCGCGGGTCCCCCGGTCCCGAGCCGTCGTCGTCGAACGTGCAGCGCACCGCGAGAGCGAACGGCCCGGCCCCGTAGGTGGGCGCCCCCTGGCCCTCGACGACCTTGAGCAGGTCGAGCCCCCCGACGTCGTAGGTGTTGGTGAGCACGACGTCGTTGGTGCTCTCGCCCTCGTCGGTGTCGGCGACCAGCGTGAGCGTCGTGGACGCCCCGGGCGTGGTCACGGGCGGATCCGTCTGCTGCGTCACCGTGACGGTGACGGACGAGGCGTTGCCCGTCCCGGTCTCCTCGACCGTGCAGACGGCCCCCACAGGAAGCCCGTCGAGCTCGACCGTCTGGTCGTCCTCGATCTCGACGACCATGGGGTCGTCAGGTCCGTAGCCGGTCGCGTAGACCGGTTCGCCGAGGAAGGTGCAGTCGACCGTGACCTCGAACGGGCCGAACGGCAGCGGCTGGCCGTCCTGGTCCTCGGCGTCCGTCACGACGTCCTTGGACACCTCGATGCTCGCGAGGTCGTAGCGGTTGGTCGCCGTGATGGTGGTGACGTCGGGCGACTCACCGATCGTCGCCGTGCCGACGATCAGCTCGGTCTGGCCGTCGGAGCCGTCCTCGGTGATGGTGCAGACGGCACCGTACGGCAGGTTCGGCACCGTGACCGGCGAGTTGCGCGCGACCGTGATCGGGATCGGGTCGAGCACGGTCTCCACGGGCGTGCCGGGTGCCGAGGTGCACTGGACGAACAGGTCGAACGTGGCCGGGGCGTTGACCGCCCCCGCGCCGGCGACCCGCTTGGTCACCTCGAGCGGCCCGGTCGCGGTGGCCACACCGACCTTGGTGCCCTCGGCGGGCAGGAGGTTCAGGTTGCCCTGCGGCGTCACGACGACGGCGGACGCCGCGGCCGAGTTCCACGCGATCGACCGGTCGCCCGCCTCTGGAGGGACGGCCGGCGTCAGCGTCGTGCCCTCGATCGCGACGTACTCTTCCGGCTGGAAGGGATCGGCATCGGGGAAGGTGATGACGAACTTGAGCGCCGTGACCGTCGCGAGCAGCGCCGCGTCCTCGGTGCCGGTCAGCTGGACCCAGCCTGTCGCCGGGTCGTCCGTCGGGCAGGTGGGCTCGGCCAACGGGTCCGTGAGGTCGTCCATGCAGTAGTCCACGGCCGTCGTGTAGAAGAACGACGCGGTGCTGCCTTCCGGTGCGTTGACGAGCGCGGGGGGCGGGTCGTTCGTGAGGATCGGCGACCACTGCGAACCGCGCGGGGACGTCGACGACGAGGACCCGGTGTCCCCCACCGCAGGGAGCCTGTCGTACGCCACGATCTTGTTCATCGGCAGGTTGCCGACGTTGTCGATGCGCACGTGCCACGTCTGCTCGTGCCCCGGCGCGATGACCGGGGTGCACGGATAGGCGTAGAGCCCCGTCGGGAGCGGGGTGCACTCGACCGGCGGCCCGGTGTACGCGGGGTCCACGATGACGGCCAGCGCGTCGTCGTTCGTCGGCCGCACGAGCTTGGACTGCGCGAGGACGCCCGCGGGGATAGGTGTCACGTCGGCGTCCGCCTCGCACGCGCCCGTCTGTGCGTCCAGCCGGGTCTGGCACTG
Proteins encoded:
- a CDS encoding acyl-CoA dehydrogenase family protein encodes the protein MTDPSTTVLDPPAVVLDPSRQDDERSRRLAATVAQVPTMSGDVVAALAWASEVGRSAPAPGAGRTLDLWELLASTAAAEVGVARVLEPHLDALAILAQVPGGADLRSIGADETSTWGVFAAEGPGVRLEAQEGEEGWRLTGVKPWCSLAATLSHALVTAWTTDGRRLFAVDLRTAGVQPDDGPWVARGFPEIVSAPVRFDGATAVPVGDAGWYLDRPGFAWGGIGVAACWWGGAVGLARELYAATRRREPDQLTLAHLGAVDVALTGARAVLVEASLVVDGAPDLGVAPGVLARRVRGAVVRAVEETVQRCSHALGPGPMTTDEGYARRLADLGLYVRQHHAERDDASLGRDLVARGSAPW
- a CDS encoding bifunctional PIG-L family deacetylase/class I SAM-dependent methyltransferase — encoded protein: MVTFDHRDTGTTEDAWRTSGLLERLPPLDLPHAVPHLVLLAAHPDDESLGAGGLVARLVRQGTPITVVVATDGEASHPDSPTLTPARLAGLRRRELLDALDVAAPGAAVVFLGLPDGGLREHRAALRRRLSAVLAAVTEDEPGRDDGPVLLCAPWRGDGHRDHRIAGEVAAVVAHEQGARLLEYPVWWWHWAAVDDAAGTEHMRALTLTPPERAAKRLALASHRSQVEPLSPDPRDAATVGPEMLRHVERDVEVFVEAPGPSTQPSTPLPSAAQSSTSTTSSPSESLPAEFFDSFYRGRADPWGFETRWYEERKRAVTLASLPRARFRAGLEIGCSTGVLTADLATRCDRLVGVDVAAAALAAARERLGDEVELVRLQTPAEWPEGLFDLVVLSEVGYYYGAEDLETAISRAVGSLTADGVLVACHWRHPVPEYPLRGDDVHAALDARPELARVVRHVEEDFVLEVFARPPARSVAAEAGLA
- a CDS encoding glycosyltransferase; translation: MRAADRVTRLAVVVPVNDEEELLPRCLAALDVAVARLRAERPAVRVEVVVVLDDCTDRSASLAGSSPFTVVETRCRRVGAARAAGVEAATGRLGRGRPARLWIASTDADSAVPAHWLTHQVALAEAGADLVIGTVRPDFDDLSPAQRAAWVATHPVGHANGHVHGANLGIRGDLYLAAGGFPGVAEHEDVGLVERARDAGARVVASDEGRVLTSGRTTGRTPGGYARHLREDLVRTVGTG
- a CDS encoding manganese catalase family protein yields the protein MYLHVQRLINDIVADEPDPAAANALQEGLGGQFGEMRTMMQYLFQSINFRGPAGKPYRDLLQGIGTEEISHVELIGTTIARLLDGSPRYNGKKTDPLDTPGAGGKTPLDLALGVGNIHHYLVASQGALPVDAAGNPWSGSYVYNSGNLVLDLLYNLMLESTGRLQKCRIYEMTDNKTARSTISYLIVRDQAHENAYAKALETLGVDWGKVLPIPRTNAEKFPEVKKLVDLGLQSKQYTFDLEGASEAGRIFQGMSPSGDGTELDGTEQAPPGVPSTIARERYEEFSPGLDPDLLALIQATADLEMADAADPLFVPTSKA
- a CDS encoding APC family permease — encoded protein: MSATTTTSPSTPLNRSVGGRLLYVFILGDVLGAGVYALVGEMAGKVGGAVWLPLLVALGLSLLTAGSYAELVTKYPAAGGAAVFAERAFKVPIVSFLVGFCMLAAGVTSAAGLSLAFAGDYFGSFVDLPVVPVALVFLLLVAALNARGIQESLRANVAMTAIELSGLVLIVVLAAVVLTRGDASPGRALEFAEGTTPALAVLSASLIAYYSFVGFETSANLAEEVKDVRRVYPRALFGALITAGVVYVAVGVAAVAVAPPEQLAGSTGPLLEVVKVADVVPERVFAVVALVAVANGALLTMIMASRLTYGMARQGLLPAGLARVLPGRRTPWVAIIATTAVAMGLVFTGDLGALAETVVLLLLVVFISTNVAVLVLRKDTVEEGHFRVATIVPVLGTASCVLLLTQQAGQTWLRAGALVLVGVVLYLVTLLARRRTGAPTRGDR